A stretch of Halocalculus aciditolerans DNA encodes these proteins:
- the mvk gene encoding mevalonate kinase codes for MSSTSSAPGKVYLFGEHAVVYGEPAVPCAIERRATVTVSERGDDRLRVSSSDLSLDGFTVEYAGSDGGKPDVDVPTPLIEAAMGYVDAAVEQARDAAGRPDAGFDVEIESDIPLGAGLGSSAAVVVAGIDAATRALGVELDAREVAERAYAVEHEVQEGQASRADTFCSAMGGAVRVEGGDCRTLDAPALPFVVGYDGTSHDTGALVSGVRGLREEYDFAADTVEAIGDLVRRGEEALADGDVEELGRLMDFNHGLLSALGVSARSLDTMVWAARDAGAQGAKLTGAGGGGCIVALDEDGDALTALGLTPGCERSFRAALATDGVRREDAS; via the coding sequence GCGATAGAGCGCCGCGCGACGGTGACGGTGTCGGAACGCGGCGACGACCGCCTGCGGGTGAGTTCGAGCGACCTCTCGCTGGACGGGTTCACCGTGGAGTACGCGGGGTCGGACGGCGGGAAGCCGGACGTGGACGTGCCGACGCCGCTCATCGAGGCGGCGATGGGGTACGTGGACGCGGCGGTCGAGCAGGCGCGAGACGCGGCCGGGCGGCCGGACGCGGGGTTCGACGTCGAGATCGAGAGCGACATCCCGCTGGGCGCGGGGCTCGGGTCGAGCGCGGCGGTCGTGGTGGCGGGTATCGACGCGGCGACGCGCGCGCTCGGCGTCGAACTGGACGCGCGAGAGGTCGCAGAGCGCGCGTACGCGGTCGAACACGAGGTGCAGGAGGGGCAGGCGTCGCGGGCGGACACGTTCTGCTCGGCGATGGGCGGCGCGGTGCGCGTGGAGGGCGGGGACTGCCGGACGCTGGACGCGCCCGCACTCCCGTTCGTCGTCGGGTACGACGGGACGAGTCACGACACGGGCGCGCTCGTCTCGGGCGTGCGCGGGCTCCGCGAGGAGTACGATTTCGCGGCGGACACGGTCGAAGCAATCGGCGACCTCGTGCGGCGGGGCGAGGAGGCGCTCGCCGACGGCGACGTCGAGGAGCTCGGCCGACTGATGGATTTCAACCACGGCCTCCTGTCGGCGCTCGGCGTGTCGGCGCGCTCGCTCGACACGATGGTGTGGGCGGCGCGGGACGCGGGCGCACAGGGCGCGAAGCTGACGGGCGCGGGCGGCGGCGGCTGCATCGTCGCGCTCGACGAGGACGGCGACGCTCTCACGGCGCTCGGGCTGACGCCGGGCTGCGAGCGGTCGTTCCGCGCGGCGCTCGCCACCGACGGCGTCCGCCGGGAGGACGCGTCGTGA